A portion of the Maniola hyperantus chromosome 24, iAphHyp1.2, whole genome shotgun sequence genome contains these proteins:
- the LOC117993432 gene encoding cytochrome P450 4C1-like isoform X2, translating to MVQDLAVEIGNGQFDHSVYTQHNALETICLTLGADFTDKRNIISEYIHASEIGMGILMKRFQRFWLHSDFIFNWSQLKTKLDECLEIGNNLSNTVITQRKANYLKNRKCKKIDEKVKGPTFKSVIDLLLELSIEKGLLNDQEIKEYMDAIIFAGYDTLSGVMMFTMLLVASYPNVQEEIWKELHAVFGDEDRDVTKQDLSQLVYLEAVLKESMRIYPIAPYVIRHLNCDVKLRNCTLSKDTPCLLSVYGVHRHPMWGPDAEEFKPERWLIPATFRESTVIPFAAFSMGRRNCIGQTYAYMSMKTSLVHIFRHYRLTGDHTKMILKMNIMLKPVSGHYIAIEKRTK from the exons TAACTCTCGGAGCAGACTTTACAGACAAGAGAAATATCATCAGCGAATACATACATGCATCAGAGATCGGCATGGGCATATTGATGAAAAGGTTCCAAAGATTCTGGTTGCACAgcgattttatatttaactGGTCACAGCTGAAGACGAAACTCGACGAGTGTCTAGAGATTGGGAATAATTTGTCAAATACT GTTATAACACAGAGAAAAGCAAATTATTTGAAGAACAGAAAATGCAAGAAAATTGATGAGAAGGTAAAAG GTCCAACGTTCAAGTCAGTCATAGATCTTCTTCTTGAGCTGTCTATAGAGAAGGGCTTATTAAATGACCAGGAGATCAAAGAATATATGGATGCTATAATCTTTGCTGGTTATGATACATTGTCTGGTGTGATGATGTTTACTATGTTGTTAGTTGCATCATATCCTAATGTTCAGGAAGAAATTTGGAAAGA GTTGCACGCAGTTTTCGGTGACGAAGACAGGGACGTCACGAAGCAAGATTTGTCTCAGTTGGTGTACCTGGAGGCTGTGTTGAAGGAATCAATGCGCATTTATCCCATAGCACCTTATGTTATAAGACATCTCAATTGCGACGTCAAGTTGC GAAACTGTACTCTCTCAAAAGATACACCATGTTTACTGTCGGTGTACGGAGTCCACAGACACCCCATGTGGGGTCCGGATGCCGAGGAATTCAAGCCGGAACGCTGGCTGATCCCAGCAACCTTTCGTGAAAGCACTGTCATCCCCTTTGCTGCATTTAGTATGGGAAGAAGGAATTGCATAG GTCAAACATACGCCTACATGTCGATGAAGACCAGCCTAGTGCACATATTCCGGCACTACAGGCTGACTGGAGACCACACTAAGATGATCCTCAAAATGAACATAATGCTCAAGCCAGTTTCGGGACATTATATTGCAATTGAAAAgagaacaaaataa